One window of the Salvia miltiorrhiza cultivar Shanhuang (shh) chromosome 6, IMPLAD_Smil_shh, whole genome shotgun sequence genome contains the following:
- the LOC130989852 gene encoding uncharacterized protein LOC130989852, which translates to MGFEGFSSSKWPGLVRHQRSNSFPDSKRSEEGRLVQSTEAVAEEKLDMGPLNGCTNGNKTFSSNVEIQQSLRKEILTLEKRLQDQVSVRCALERALGYRASSHDITSEATIPKPATELIREISVLELEVGHLEQYLLSLYRKAFDPQVSIVSPLKKDEGFKSPLTTPRRRRLDFSTSDITPATESTPVVENPTSSNMRKEANGLSEEKLVDSGVHRSHSSLSQRSALANRTSGSPSSEVLGKAVRACHSQPLSMMEYAQNSSSQVISLAEHLGTRISDHIPETPNRLSEDMVKCMSSIYCKLADPPAANHGLSSPASSLSTTSAFSPKDQCDLWSPGFRNDSSFDVRLDNPFHIEGLKDFSGPYSSMVEVNCIYRDSQKLGDIEFLLQNFRLLISRLEEIDPKKMTHEEKLAFWINVHNALVMHAFLAYGVPQNNMKRMFLLLKAAYNVGGQIVSADVIQSSILGCRLSRPGQWLRLLLSSKTKFKAGDERQAYGIERPEPLLYFALSSGSHSDPAVRVFTPKRVFQELEAAKEDYIRATFGVRKDHKILLPKLVESFAKDSGLRHGDVLEMIQHSLPDSLRRSIKKCQQQAKTRKNVVEWVAHNFSFRYLILKDLTK; encoded by the exons ATGGGTTTTGAAGGGTTTAGCAGTAGTAAATGGCCTGGGCTGGTTAGACATCAGCGTTCCAACAG CTTCCCAGATAGCAAAAGATCCGAGGAAGGTAGGCTGGTTCAATCTACTGAAGCAGTCGCTGAAGAAAAGCTG GATATGGGTCCCTTAAATGGTTGTACCAACGGCAACAAGACATTTTCATCGAATGTCGAGATCCAACAATCTTTGAGGAAAGAG ATATTGACGCTCGAAAAGAGATTACAAGACCAAGTTTCTGTTCGTTGTGCTCTCGAGAGGGCGCTTGGTTATCGAGCTTCTTCACATGATATTACTAGTGAAGCCACAATTCCTAAG CCTGCAACAGAACTCATTAGAGAAATTTCAGTTTTGGAGCTAGAAGTAGGGCATCTCGAACAATATCTTCTTTCACTCTACAGGAAAGCATTTGATCCGCAAGTCTCTATTGTATCTCCGTTAAAGAAAGATGAAGGATTCAAATCGCCCTTAACAACGCCAAGGAGAAGGCGCTTAGATTTTTCAACATCAGATATTACACCAGCCACGGAATCTACACCAGTTGTTGAAAATCCGACATCCTCCAATATGAGGAAAGAAGCTAATGGTCTATCTGAAGAGAAACTTGTTGATTCTGGTGTTCACCGCTCTCATTCTTCTCTATCTCAACGCTCAGCTCTTGCAAACAGAACATCTGGCTCTCCGTCATCGGAGGTCTTGGGCAAAGCTGTTCGTGCATGTCATTCTCAACCATTATCCATGATGGAG TACGCGCAGAACTCTTCTTCGCAAGTAATCAGCTTGGCCGAGCATCTTGGGACCCGTATTTCTGATCATATTCCAGAAACTCCTAACAGACTTTCTGAAGATATGGTCAAGTGCATGTCCAGCATCTATTGCAAGCTTGCAGATCCTCCAGCTGCAAATCATGGCCTTTCGTCTCCAGCTTCGTCTTTGTCAACCACAAGTGCATTTTCTCCTAAAGATCAATGTGACCTGTGGAGTCCGGGGTTCAGAAACGATTCTTCTTTTGATGTCCGGCTGGATAATCCGTTCCACATTGAAGGACTGAAAGATTTTAGTGGACCTTACAGCTCGATGGTTGAAGTAAACTGTATATACAGAGATAGTCAGAAATTGGGTGATATCGAGTTCTTGTTACAGAACTTCAG GTTGCTTATTTCTCGATTGGAAGAGATAGACCCTAAAAAGATGACACACGAGGAAAAGCTAGCGTTCTGGATTAATGTGCACAATGCTCTGGTGATGCAT GCATTTTTGGCATATGGTGTACCGCAAAACAATATGAAGCGAATGTTTCTACTCTTGAAG GCTGCCTACAACGTCGGAGGTCAAATAGTAAGCGCTGATGTCATACAAAGTTCGATCCTGGGATGCCGACTGTCTCGTCCTGGACAG TGGCTTAGGTTGCTGCTTTCTTCGAAAACGAAATTTAAAGCCGGTGATGAACGACAAGCATATGGTATAGAACGTCCCGAGCCCCTTCTGTACTTTGCACTCTCATCTGGCAGCCATTCTGACCCCGCG GTTCGCGTTTTCACGCCCAAAAGGGTGTTTCAAGAGCTAGAAGCAGCGAAAGAGGACTACATTCGAGCAACATTTGGGGTCCGCAAGGATCACAAGATCCTTCTGCCGAAGCTTGTGGAGTCATTCGCAAAGGATTCGGGTCTACGCCATGGTGATGTACTGGAAATGATCCAACATTCGTTGCCCGACTCTCTGAGGAGGAGCATCAAGAAATGCCAGCAGCAGGCGAAAACACGAAAGAATGTCGTCGAATGGGTTGCGCATAACTTCTCTTTCAGGTATCTCATTCTCAAAGACCTCACCAAGTAA
- the LOC130989851 gene encoding kinetochore-associated protein KNL-2 homolog produces MRTEMGVEGFSSSKWPGLVRQQNSKRASFPDSKRYEEAKLVQSAEAASGRKLILLQDWWLVKAGPDSHGKRLGIGGFTSKGQGIRCFSSAPILKRHDAVTLQTVDGITLMVHGYLNRSRTLENGFSREVCDDFLIGFPYYWEDFAAISDSEEAVYSKGASPSDAFKTPAQEDLGRNLMREESRAKKKKTCVPIQSMDSAGGPLTRSRARLLVTRR; encoded by the exons ATGAGAACGG AGATGGGTGTTGAAGGATTTAGCAGTAGTAAATGGCCTGGGCTGGTTAGACAACAGAATTCCAAGAG AGCCAGCTTCCCAGATAGCAAAAGATATGAGGAAGCAAAGCTGGTTCAATCTGCAGAAGCAGCTTCTGGAAGAAAGTTG ATATTATTGCAAGATTGGTGGCTGGTCAAAGCAGGTCCAGATTCTCATGGCAAACGATTAGGCATTGGAGGCTTCACTTCGAAAGG ACAAGGAATACGATGTTTCTCCTCTGCACCTATATTGAAGAGACATGATGCTGTTACTCTTCAGACGGTTGATGGCATAACCCTCATGGTCCATGGATATCTCAATAGGTCTCGCACACTTGAAAATGGTTTCTCTCGTGAG GTTTGTGATGATTTTCTGATTGGGTTTCCTTATTACTGGGAAGATTTTGCTGCCATATCCGATAGCGAAGAGGCCGTCTATTCAAAAGGGGCTTCACCCTCCGATGCATTCAAGACTCCGGCCCAAGAAGACCTTGGAAGGAATTTGATGCGTGAAGAATCAAGAGCGAAGAAGAAAAAAACTTGTGTGCCGATACAGAGCATGGATTCTGCTGGTGGTCCTTTGACAAGAAGTCGAGCTCGACTACTGGTAACTAGGAGATGA